In Pyrus communis chromosome 15, drPyrComm1.1, whole genome shotgun sequence, the genomic stretch CAGCATAGCACTTTATGACTTGCGCATGGGAAAACCAACATCAAAGTTTATAATGAGGGTATTGATACAAAATCATCGATGTTCAGCTCATCCCTTCAATTGTTTACAGTTTTGGTTTTAAAGTTTTGAGAGCTAAGAAAATAGCAATATTGGTTGGTCTCTTAATGGTATTTctaacttgcattttattttgacAGACAAGAACCAATTCCATTTGTTGGAACCCAATGGAGCCAATCAACTTCACTGCTGTAAGGATGTAAATtcagaattttttatttgttatctctGTAGAACATAAGGGATTTGCTCCAGATTATCTTTGTGCATCCTTTTCATTGTTTTAGGATGTTTAATCATCACATATGAGTCTAAGAGTTGAATTCTGGAATAAAACTTTAGCTCTACCAATGCAACTTGGTAATATGATCTGTAGTCATTGTAAAAAAATCTTGTAATCATTTGTTAgcaaaaaatattttacttttgatTGTTACCCTTATTAGCAGTTTTGGAGAACAAGCCTATTAGCACACCAATGCTCAAATATGTGGGCTTTCTTCTTCCTCGTGTAGCATTTTCTTATTCTATTCCGTGGCGGTTCTAATCTGGTTCCTCAATTATAGGCAAACGAGGACTCCAACTGCTATAGCTTTGATTGTAGAAAGTTTGGTGAAGCTACGTGTGTTCACATGGATCATGTTTCTGCTGTGtaagtttaaaattttgcaATTGGAATATTTGGATTTTTTCCCCACACCTCAAATCCATTTTTCCTATAGTATATTTTAGTATGGAAAATTTTGTATACCAAACTTCCATTTTTTTCCCCTCAGGATGGATATTGATTATTCTCCAACTGGTCGAGAATTTGTCACTGGGTCTTATGATAGAACTGTGAGTTCCCTTTTACATACAATtaaattccatttcatcaatgtTTGTTTAAATATGGCCTTAgtcctttttttaaaaaaaaaaaaaaatcctttgcAGATCATGATTTTCCCGTATAATGCTGGTCACAAACGGGAGATATATCATACGAAGAGAATGCAAAGGTTTGACTTTCATGCATTCCTTCTCTCATTTGATTGCTCATATTTATTGAACCTATGCTGTTAGCTTTCATATGCCAATCACGTCACTATAGCTTTATGTTGAGTCACTAACTTCGATATTCTGACTCTTGTTTCCCTCTTCCTGCTTCTTATGTAGGGTGTTTTCTGTCAAGTACAGCTGCGATGGTAGTTATGTTATTTCTGGGAGCGATGATACTAATCTTAGGCTTTGGAAGTCTAAAGCATCAGAACAATTGGGAGTTGTAAGAAATCTCCTTTTTACCTCGTCTTTTTGTTGCCTTTCGGGTTACAGCACGACTTTCACCTTGGGACTTGGGAGTTATTCTTCCATTACCTGTTTCTGATATTCACTCATTACATACTTGTATATTACATTTTTAGCATGGTTTTTTATTTCGTTGGGTAAATTTCTTCTTTTCGAAAAGAAAGAATGCATAATTGGTTTGACTACGGAATTTTGTTCTTCCATGCACGCTATAACCAATATAGGCTTGAAACTCACAGATATAAACTTATAATTATTGTCATCTGCAGCTTCTTCCAAGGGAACAGAAaaagcatgagtatcatgaggCGGTCAAAAACCGCTACAAGCACCTTCCTGAAATCAAGCGTATTGTGAGGTATAAAAGGATGAGGCCTgctgttatttgtttgtttcagAGAACATGGAATTATAATCGTTATTTCTTGTTAAAATAATGAATTGTATTTTGACATGTAAAATGGTCAACCATTTTTAGTCTGTATTTCTCATCTATCTGTTGTTGTGAATGGTGATTGTGCAGGCATAGGCACCTACCGAAACCAATATACAAGGCAGGTAAGCAAATTCGTGAACAAAATGAATCTCAGAGAAAGAAGCAAGAGAAGAGGAAGGCGCACAGTGCCCCAGGAAGCATCGTTGAAGAGCCACTacggaaaagaaaaatcatcaaagtCGAGTGAACAGTACGTGCAGGTTAATGTTGGCAATCTGCTTCTGCATGTTTATGTTACGCGAGGCTGTGAGCTCTATACCGGTGCCTTCACAGAGCGACTTCCCAATCAGCAACCCTCACCATGGACGTGGTGCGGTGTCTATAGAGGCTTTAACGGACTATAGTTTATAGAGGTTCGTTCTAGTAACTCTTTAAGTCAATGCAGTCCAATTCAAATTCAAAGAGGAATTTTTGGTTCGTGTCCCCGTGAAATCTTTTGTGTTACGGAATTTTGTATCAACAGTTATATTTTGTATCGAAATGAAATGGAGTCATATAGTTTGATTAGTTACAGAATTGGTGATGGCCCTGGGTAGGTAAaagtttttgaattattaacAATTACCAGAGCATGTGTATCTTGCTTTTTATCTCCTGAGTTCTCATGTACGGATCCTCGGTGCAAAATATCAAAACTAAATCTGTTTTGGAAAcgattttcctttatttttatttttataaaaaagtgaTTTAGgttatataattacaaaaaattagtaGTACATATAATTACAATGTGGAGTTACCTACCCCAAAGGATGGTTAGGTGTTTAACTTATAAACTAGTTGGAGTTCGAGCAGTTACACTAAAGAATGGGAAATCGGGTTAGCCACAtaataagtttaaaaaaaaagattaatgaTTTTGACACGACATTCTATACTTTCAGCGCATAATGACTCACAAAAGTCCATCAGCATTTCTCAATTTggaaaacaaaagattaaaaaaaaataaaaataaataaagaatgaaaaaaaatgtactATATTTCACTAGCCAAAGGCTGGACATAGATCATTTCCTA encodes the following:
- the LOC137717965 gene encoding uncharacterized protein, translating into MKVKVISRSADEFTKERSQDLQRVFRNFDPSIRTQEKAVEYVRAQNAAKLDKIFARPFVGAMEGHIDSISCMAKNPNHLIGIFSGSMDGEIRLWDLASRRTVGRFPGHKGAVQGLTVSTDGRVLVSCGTDSTVRLWSVPVSNLLEEDASSDKSAQPRETYVWKNAFRSVDHQWNSDRFATGGAGVDIWNHNRSAPEQSYQWGTDTVVSVRFNPGEPDILATSASDRSIALYDLRMGKPTSKFIMRTRTNSICWNPMEPINFTAANEDSNCYSFDCRKFGEATCVHMDHVSAVMDIDYSPTGREFVTGSYDRTIMIFPYNAGHKREIYHTKRMQRVFSVKYSCDGSYVISGSDDTNLRLWKSKASEQLGVLLPREQKKHEYHEAVKNRYKHLPEIKRIVRHRHLPKPIYKAGKQIREQNESQRKKQEKRKAHSAPGSIVEEPLRKRKIIKVE